The Myxococcales bacterium genome contains a region encoding:
- a CDS encoding class I SAM-dependent RNA methyltransferase: MNAVAKKPPLHLFAVCAPGLENVLLDELKSLSVGNARAIPGGVEFTGNWSTVYRANLWLRTAGRVLRRLPAFHALTFGELHRKVQQLGWEEFVGPGLALDIQAVSHGSRLYIKKKIAEVIQQAIGDRLRNEVEPAAGGLYVLARLAKNVCEISVDTSGELLHKRGYRQETGRAPLRETLAAGMLLLAGYDPARPFCDPMCGAGTIAAEAALLAMRRAPGRGRAFAFQQFPNFDAAAWEKLCATADHRALAAPPAPVAANDVSESATAAARANFARAGLAGFISLTQRDIGEVQPADDSGLVLFNPPYGDRLARGQKLTGLYARAGAILLDRFAGWKYGVLLERESLFHEMRLPKKTTFRLTNGGKKVKLFCGGID; encoded by the coding sequence ATGAACGCCGTAGCAAAGAAACCACCGTTGCACCTGTTCGCCGTCTGCGCACCCGGACTCGAAAACGTCCTGCTCGATGAACTGAAGAGCCTGTCGGTCGGCAACGCGCGGGCGATTCCGGGCGGCGTCGAATTCACCGGCAACTGGTCCACCGTGTACCGCGCCAATTTGTGGCTGCGCACCGCCGGCCGGGTGCTGCGGCGCCTGCCCGCGTTCCACGCGCTGACCTTCGGCGAGCTGCATCGCAAGGTTCAACAACTGGGCTGGGAGGAATTCGTCGGCCCCGGCCTGGCGTTGGACATCCAAGCCGTGTCGCACGGATCGCGGCTCTACATCAAAAAGAAGATCGCCGAGGTCATCCAGCAGGCGATCGGCGACCGGCTGCGAAACGAGGTCGAGCCGGCGGCCGGCGGCCTCTACGTGCTGGCGCGGCTCGCGAAGAACGTCTGCGAGATTTCTGTCGACACCTCCGGCGAATTGCTGCACAAACGCGGCTACCGGCAGGAAACCGGGCGGGCGCCGCTGCGCGAAACGCTGGCGGCCGGGATGCTGCTGCTGGCGGGTTACGATCCGGCCCGGCCGTTTTGCGACCCGATGTGCGGCGCGGGCACCATCGCGGCGGAAGCGGCGCTCCTGGCGATGCGGCGGGCGCCGGGCCGCGGGCGCGCCTTCGCCTTTCAACAATTCCCCAACTTCGACGCCGCGGCCTGGGAAAAATTGTGCGCCACCGCCGATCACCGCGCGTTGGCCGCGCCGCCGGCGCCGGTGGCGGCCAACGACGTGAGCGAAAGCGCGACGGCGGCCGCGCGGGCGAATTTCGCCCGCGCCGGCCTGGCCGGGTTCATATCCCTGACCCAACGCGACATCGGCGAGGTGCAACCGGCGGACGACTCCGGCCTGGTCCTGTTCAACCCGCCCTACGGCGACCGTCTGGCGCGCGGGCAAAAATTGACCGGCCTCTACGCGCGGGCCGGGGCGATCCTGCTCGATCGGTTCGCGGGTTGGAAATACGGCGTGCTGCTGGAGCGCGAAAGCCTTTTCCACGAAATGCGCCTGCCGAAAAAAACCACCTTCCGGCTGACCAACGGCGGGAAAAAAGTCAAACTCTTCTGCGGCGGGATCGACTGA
- the metG gene encoding methionine--tRNA ligase, giving the protein MSRRILVTCGLPYANGSIHLGHLVEYLYADIWVRYLKMRGHDAIYICADDTHGTPIQVRALKEGVTPEELIARSYDEHVKDFADFHVAFSQFHSTHSPENRKWSERIYLAAKEKGIIARRSIEQLYCPQDKMFLPDRFVRGTCPKCGAADQYGDVCEVCSTTYNPTELKDVHCAVCGTAPEMRSSEHLFFELAKLSDRLREWTTSEGHLQEEVSNYVRKWIEEGLRDWDISRDGPYFGFEIPGEQNKYFYVWLDAPIGYIASTDAYCQRLGLDVADYWERPGTEIYHLIGKDILYFHVLFWPAMLMAADLNLPRQVIVHGFLRVGGEKMSKSRGTFINARTYLNHLDPQYLRYYYAAKLSGKLEDIDLVFEDFVNRVNAELVNKIVNLASRSLSFVGKRFAGKLGRIPADAQAMIADAEREGEAIADAYERRNLAEAVERICRVAEAGNFYLQSAAPWEAMKTDPERARDICTAAVNLTKLIGLYLKPVLPKLAADLEDLLNVGDLQWADAKADLLDGHVIKDYRHLVQRVEMAQIEAVVEASKVAEAKPAAPEIDYEVEPLAPEIVIDDFAKVDLRVALIEKAERVEGAKKLLSLALDLGPLGKRHVFAGIAEHYADPAALVGKKVVCVANLAPRKMKWGVSEGMIAAAVGQLKDAKGEHVTITEAPAGKPGERIH; this is encoded by the coding sequence ATGTCACGTCGCATCTTAGTCACCTGCGGATTGCCGTACGCCAATGGCAGCATTCATCTCGGCCACCTGGTCGAGTACCTCTATGCCGACATTTGGGTGCGCTATCTGAAGATGCGCGGGCACGACGCCATATACATTTGCGCCGACGACACGCACGGCACGCCCATCCAGGTGCGGGCGCTGAAGGAAGGCGTGACGCCCGAGGAGTTGATCGCGCGGTCCTACGACGAACACGTCAAGGATTTCGCCGATTTCCACGTCGCCTTCAGCCAGTTCCATTCGACGCACTCGCCCGAAAACCGCAAGTGGTCCGAGCGCATCTACCTCGCGGCCAAGGAGAAGGGCATCATCGCCCGGCGTTCGATCGAGCAGCTTTATTGCCCCCAGGACAAGATGTTTTTGCCCGACCGCTTCGTGCGCGGCACCTGCCCGAAGTGCGGCGCCGCCGACCAGTACGGCGACGTCTGCGAAGTGTGCAGCACCACCTACAACCCGACCGAGCTGAAAGACGTGCATTGCGCCGTCTGCGGCACCGCGCCCGAGATGCGGTCGAGCGAGCACCTGTTTTTCGAACTGGCCAAGCTGAGCGACCGCCTGCGCGAATGGACCACGAGTGAGGGCCATCTGCAGGAAGAGGTCAGCAACTACGTGCGGAAGTGGATCGAGGAAGGCCTGCGCGACTGGGACATCAGCCGCGACGGCCCGTACTTCGGCTTCGAGATCCCCGGCGAGCAGAACAAATATTTCTACGTCTGGCTCGACGCGCCGATCGGCTACATCGCCAGCACCGACGCCTATTGCCAACGGCTGGGGCTGGATGTCGCCGACTACTGGGAGCGCCCGGGAACCGAAATCTATCACCTGATCGGCAAGGACATCCTGTACTTCCACGTGCTGTTCTGGCCGGCGATGCTGATGGCGGCCGACCTGAACCTGCCGCGGCAGGTGATCGTCCACGGCTTTTTGCGCGTCGGCGGCGAGAAGATGAGCAAGTCGCGCGGGACGTTCATCAACGCCCGCACGTATTTGAATCACCTCGACCCGCAGTATCTGCGCTATTACTACGCGGCCAAGCTGTCGGGTAAACTCGAGGATATCGACCTGGTGTTCGAGGATTTCGTCAACCGCGTCAACGCCGAGCTGGTCAACAAGATCGTCAACCTGGCCAGCCGCTCGCTCAGCTTCGTCGGCAAGCGGTTCGCCGGGAAGCTCGGCCGCATCCCCGCGGACGCCCAGGCGATGATCGCCGACGCCGAACGCGAGGGCGAGGCGATCGCCGATGCCTACGAACGCCGCAACCTGGCCGAGGCGGTCGAGCGCATCTGCCGCGTGGCCGAGGCCGGCAACTTCTACCTGCAAAGCGCCGCGCCGTGGGAAGCGATGAAAACCGATCCCGAACGCGCCCGCGACATCTGCACCGCCGCCGTCAACCTCACCAAGCTGATCGGCCTCTACCTCAAACCGGTGCTGCCCAAGCTCGCGGCCGACCTCGAGGACCTGCTGAACGTCGGCGACCTGCAATGGGCCGACGCGAAGGCCGACCTGCTCGACGGCCACGTCATCAAAGATTACCGCCACCTGGTGCAGCGGGTCGAGATGGCGCAGATCGAGGCGGTCGTCGAGGCCAGCAAGGTGGCCGAGGCGAAGCCCGCCGCGCCGGAAATCGATTACGAGGTCGAACCGCTGGCGCCGGAAATCGTCATCGACGATTTCGCGAAGGTCGATCTGCGCGTGGCGCTCATCGAAAAGGCGGAGCGCGTCGAAGGCGCGAAAAAACTGCTGTCGCTGGCCCTCGACCTCGGCCCGCTCGGCAAGCGCCACGTCTTTGCCGGCATCGCCGAGCATTACGCCGATCCGGCCGCGCTGGTCGGCAAGAAAGTCGTCTGCGTCGCCAACCTGGCGCCCCGCAAGATGAAATGGGGCGTCTCCGAAGGGATGATCGCCGCGGCGGTCGGCCAGTTGAAGGACGCCAAAGGCGAGCACGTGACGATCACCGAAGCGCCGGCGGGCAAGCCGGGGGAACGGATTCACTGA